In the genome of Planctomyces sp. SH-PL62, the window CCCACTATGCGAACCCCTTGCGGCCGGCGTCGCCGGTGGACCAGGGCTTCGCGATCCGCGTGAAAAAGGGCGAGGCGGGCGAGGTCCGCACGCTGGACCGCAAGGGGTTCGCCGAGGTCCGCTTCCGGGGCGAGTATCCCATTGGCGTCGTCACTTATGAAGATCCCGGCGTCCCCTTGCGCGTGACGCTCGAAGCCTTCTCGCCGTTCGTCCCGCTGGACGTGGACGCCTCCAGCTTGCCCGCGACCACACTGACCTACACGATCCGCAACACGTCGGACGCGGCCGTCGAGATCGAGTTGGGGGGGTGGCTCCAGAACGCCGTCTGCCATGTGACCGGGGAAGCCGGCGAGGGGACGCTCGTCAACGAGGCCGTCCGCGAGCCCGGCCTGCTGGCCGTCGCCTGCCGCGCCGAGCCCGCTCCGAAGACTTCGAAGCCGTCGCGCCCGCCGATCCCGATCGCCGACTTCGAAGGCGAGGACTACGGCGGCTGGATCGCCGAGGGCGAAGCGTTCGGCGATCGTCCGAGCGCGGGGCAGGGGCCCGGTCAGACGCTCAGGGGCTATCAGGGGAAGGGCCTCGTCAACACCTGGACCGGGACCGACGCCCTGACCGGCCGGCTGACCTCTCCGCCATTCGTGATCGACCGCGATTACGTAAACTTCCTGATCGGCGGCGGAGACCACCGTGATCGAACCTGCGTCAACCTGACGGTGAGCGGGCGCGTCGTGCATTCGGCCGTCGGAGAACGCTCGGATGCGATGACCTGGCGGTCGTTCGACGTCCGCCGCCACGTCGGCGAGACCGCCCGCATCGAGATCGTCGACGCCCACTCCGGCGACTGGGGACATATCGACGCCGACCAGTTCGTCCAGGAGGATGAGCCTCGCGCCGGGCAGGGACCGGTCGAACGCCGCCGCGACTTCGGCACCATGGCCCTGACGCTGCTCGCCCCCACGGACGAGGACCGGGCCCTGGCCGCGACTCGCTCCGGCAGCCCCGCCGACGGCCTCTTCGACGCCCCGCCGGAGCCGCACGCTCCGTTCGGATCGAAGCTCGTCGGGGCGATCATCCGACCGATGACCTTGCAGCCGGGCGAGGAGCGGTCGGCCACGTTCGTCGTCGCCTGGCGCTTCCCCAATCTGTCGCTCCCCGGCGTCAACCTGCCGAAAGACCTGGGGCGGCATTATGCGAACAGGTTCTCGGATGCTCACGCCGTGGCGCGGTACGTCGCGGCGGACTGGGAGCGGTTGGACCGCGAGACGAGGCTCTGGCGCGACGTCTGGTACGATTCGACGCTCCCCTACTGGTTCCTCGATCGGACGTTCGCGAACACGTCGATCCTGGCCAGTTCCACGTGTCACCGCTTCGGCGACGGCCGCTTCTACGGCTGGGAAGGCGTCGGCTGCTGCGCGGGGACCTGCACCCACGTCTGGCATTACGCGCAGGCCGTCAGTCGACTCTTCCCCGAGCTGGAGCGGATCCTCCGCGAGCGCGTCGACTACGCCGAGGGCGTCGGCTTCGACCCCACGACCGGAGCGATCAGCCACCGCGCCGAGGAACCCGTCGGCCCCGCCGTCGACGGTCAGGCGGGGAGCATCCTGCGGACCTATCGCGAGCACCAGACCTCGGCCGACGGCGCGTTCCTGGCCCGACTCTGGCCCAGGGTCAAGGCGTCGCTCGAATTCCTGATCCGCCACGATTCCGACGGTGACGGCCTGCTCGACGGCGGTCAGCACAACACGCTCGACGCCTCGTGGTTCGGCGAGGTGCCTTGGCTCTCGTCGCTCTACCTCGCCGCGCTCAAGGCGGGCGAGGCGATGGCCCGCGAGCGAGGCGACGACGAATTCGCGGCTCGCTGCCGCGGGCTCGCCGAGAAGGGGGCCGCGAACCTCGCGAAGCTCCTCTGGCACGAGGACTTCGGCTACTTCATCCAGCGTCCCGACCCGGCGCACGCCAGGGCCGTCGGCTCATACGACGGCTGCGAGATCGATCAGGTCTTCGGCCAGCACTGGGCCTTCCAGGTCAGCCTGGGCCGCATCCTCGACGAGTCTCGGGTGAAAAAGGCGCTCGGCTCGCTCTGGACCTACAACTTCACGCCCGACGTGGGCCCGTACCGCGAGGCCTACAAGGCGGGCCGCTGGTACGCCATGCCGGGCGAGGCCGGGCTCCTGATGGTCACGTTCCCGAAGAGCCCCCGGCCGCCGATCGACGACCCCTCGGGGGGATGGTCGGCCATGTATTTCAATGAGTGCATGAACGGGTTTGAATACCAGGTCGCCGGCCACATGATCTGGGAAGGGATGGTCGAGCAGGGCCTGGCGGTCGCGCGGGCGGTGCACGACCGCTACGACGCCGGCCGTCGCAACCCGTGGAACGAGGTGGAGTGCGGCGACCACTACGCGCGGTCGATGGCGAGCTACGGCGTGTACCTGGCGGCCTGCGGGTTCGAGTACCACGGCCCGGGTCGTCGCCTCGCCTTCGCCCCCCGGCTCTCCCCGGACGACTTCCGAGCGGCCTTCACCGCCGCCGAGGGCTGGGGGACGTTCGCGCAGCGTCGCGAAGGCGAGGCGCTCGTCGCAACGGTCGACGTCCGTCACGGAAGGCTCGCGCTGGCGACCCTCGGCCTGGCGTCGACCCGACCGGCGGATGCGGTTCGCGTCGAGGCGAGCCTCGGCGTCGCACCGATCGCGGGGGTCGTTGCGCGACCGGCCGCGACACCGGGGATGATCGACCTGACGCTCCCGTCCGAAGTCGTCGTCGGGCCGGGACGGCCGTTGGAGGCGTGGATAAGGTGAGCCCGGGAGATCCCGAAGACGGGGGGACGGCGAGGATGGCGGCGGACGGTTTGCAGATCGACGAGGAGATCGAGTTTCAGCAGCGCATGTGGAGCTGGCAGCGCCGGGCATGGGGGGCCATCGCGGCCGTCCTCGCGTTCGCGGCCCTCGGCGGCTTCGGCGACGGCCCGCTCTCCTCCACCGAGGCTTTCGACGCGACGCGGAGCCTCCGCGTCTCCTACGAGCGGTTCGGCCGATTGGATTCGCCGACCACGGTCGAAGTCAGGGTCGAGCCCGGCGCCGACGGGCGGCTCGGGCTCCGCCTGGGCTCGCACTTCCTGGAGGACTTCGCGGTGGAGGGACTGGAATCGTATTCCGCCGCGGCCGTCTTCGACGGCGAAGGGGTGACCTTCTCGATCCCGGCGAGGCCGGGCGTCGGGGAGGTCGTCGTCGCCCTGGAGGTCCGCCCCAGGTCTCCGGGCCCGGCGCGGATCGAGATCGGACTCGAAGGGGGGCAGATGCTCTCGCTCCGGCAGTTCGTCTATCCCTGAAAACCGTTGAGTGGCCGAGAACTCCCGTCTCTCATGTGAACCCATGAAATGAATTCGATTCTTCGCGCCGTCGCGGTCTATGTGTTCCTCCTCTTCGTGGTGCGCGCGGCGGGGCGTCGCACGCTCGGCGAAATGCGGACGTTCGACTTCGTGCTCCTCCTGATCATGAGCGAGGCGACCCAGAATGCCATGATCGGCGACGATTTCTCGCTGACGAGCGCCGCGCTGGTCATCCTGACGCTCCTCGGACTCGACCTTTCCCTGGCGGCGGCGAAGCGGCGGTGGAAGCCGCTCGATCGGGTCGTCGACGGGCTCCCCACGATCCTCATCGAATCGGGCAGGCCGCTGGAGGATCGCCTGGCCTGGGCGCGCGTCGACCTGGAAGACGTGCTGGAGGCGGCCCGACGCTCGCAGGGACTCGAGTCGCTCGCCCAGGTCAAGTACGCGATCCTCGAGCGCAACGGCGACATTTCGATCATCCCCGCCGATCGCTGACCGGCCGAACGGCGGAGGCAGAACTCCGTATTTCTTAGGGGCGATTGCTTGAC includes:
- a CDS encoding DUF421 domain-containing protein translates to MNSILRAVAVYVFLLFVVRAAGRRTLGEMRTFDFVLLLIMSEATQNAMIGDDFSLTSAALVILTLLGLDLSLAAAKRRWKPLDRVVDGLPTILIESGRPLEDRLAWARVDLEDVLEAARRSQGLESLAQVKYAILERNGDISIIPADR
- a CDS encoding GH116 family glycosyl-hydrolase; the encoded protein is MSNESCTPDSGCCGPNRRRFIQVIGLGAGAVLAGGRPNGAMAGPFDAKDFERLVPADKKLDPAWVRSLFERGRPTVHQGSDLDLIGMPIGGLCAGQLYLGGDGTLWHWDVFNETIRTNEAHYANPLRPASPVDQGFAIRVKKGEAGEVRTLDRKGFAEVRFRGEYPIGVVTYEDPGVPLRVTLEAFSPFVPLDVDASSLPATTLTYTIRNTSDAAVEIELGGWLQNAVCHVTGEAGEGTLVNEAVREPGLLAVACRAEPAPKTSKPSRPPIPIADFEGEDYGGWIAEGEAFGDRPSAGQGPGQTLRGYQGKGLVNTWTGTDALTGRLTSPPFVIDRDYVNFLIGGGDHRDRTCVNLTVSGRVVHSAVGERSDAMTWRSFDVRRHVGETARIEIVDAHSGDWGHIDADQFVQEDEPRAGQGPVERRRDFGTMALTLLAPTDEDRALAATRSGSPADGLFDAPPEPHAPFGSKLVGAIIRPMTLQPGEERSATFVVAWRFPNLSLPGVNLPKDLGRHYANRFSDAHAVARYVAADWERLDRETRLWRDVWYDSTLPYWFLDRTFANTSILASSTCHRFGDGRFYGWEGVGCCAGTCTHVWHYAQAVSRLFPELERILRERVDYAEGVGFDPTTGAISHRAEEPVGPAVDGQAGSILRTYREHQTSADGAFLARLWPRVKASLEFLIRHDSDGDGLLDGGQHNTLDASWFGEVPWLSSLYLAALKAGEAMARERGDDEFAARCRGLAEKGAANLAKLLWHEDFGYFIQRPDPAHARAVGSYDGCEIDQVFGQHWAFQVSLGRILDESRVKKALGSLWTYNFTPDVGPYREAYKAGRWYAMPGEAGLLMVTFPKSPRPPIDDPSGGWSAMYFNECMNGFEYQVAGHMIWEGMVEQGLAVARAVHDRYDAGRRNPWNEVECGDHYARSMASYGVYLAACGFEYHGPGRRLAFAPRLSPDDFRAAFTAAEGWGTFAQRREGEALVATVDVRHGRLALATLGLASTRPADAVRVEASLGVAPIAGVVARPAATPGMIDLTLPSEVVVGPGRPLEAWIR